Proteins from a single region of Segatella copri:
- a CDS encoding McrB family protein, whose product MAKGLNNFNPKEYIISIETNLDKEGSRRDLRSIYDYANEKINGRKFLKCSRSNYKADINEASFIYIGTPEAPHKEIFENFVDIFDSRPYLNSTTEENIHIEEKNLGANITNPYRPYITAIKSKPFLLLAGISGTGKSRIVRELARACWEEGSEEYNAQKPKNFQMVQVKPNWHDSSDLIGYVSRVSGKAEYVAGDFLRFVAKAWEDEDTPYFLCLDEMNLAPVEQYFAEYLSVVESRKSHEDGTVTTDPILEKVDEEWYFNLTASLTTDEDVRKQFNESGISIPQNLIVVGTVNMDETTFSFSRKVLDRAMTIEMNDVDLHGGLTERNEQIGKLGKAELIGNAVEGVDVYAGNKDVCEKVLTYLDAVNAVLNGTPFKVAYRTRNEFLLYVVNNLPYNKDENETELEPGYVVARALDEITSMKVLSRIEGDDTKVSDEFIDRLRKTIEDGLKAVSGEEQTITSISLAKLKEMKAKLASGYTSFWS is encoded by the coding sequence ATGGCTAAAGGTTTGAATAATTTCAATCCTAAGGAATATATAATCTCAATTGAAACCAACCTTGATAAAGAAGGTTCTAGAAGAGATTTAAGAAGTATCTATGACTATGCAAATGAAAAAATAAACGGTAGGAAATTTTTGAAATGTTCCCGTTCAAATTATAAGGCAGATATCAACGAAGCTTCATTTATCTACATTGGAACTCCTGAGGCACCACATAAAGAGATTTTCGAAAATTTTGTTGACATATTTGACTCAAGACCGTATCTTAATTCGACAACAGAAGAAAATATTCATATAGAAGAAAAAAATTTAGGAGCGAATATAACCAATCCTTACCGCCCCTACATCACAGCCATCAAGTCGAAGCCCTTTCTTCTGCTTGCTGGCATCTCGGGTACAGGCAAGAGCCGTATCGTAAGAGAGTTGGCTAGAGCGTGTTGGGAAGAAGGCTCGGAAGAGTACAATGCACAGAAGCCGAAGAACTTCCAAATGGTGCAGGTGAAACCGAATTGGCACGACTCAAGCGACTTGATAGGTTACGTAAGTCGAGTGAGTGGCAAGGCGGAGTATGTAGCAGGTGATTTTCTCCGCTTTGTTGCTAAGGCATGGGAAGATGAGGACACACCATATTTCCTTTGCTTGGATGAAATGAACCTAGCCCCTGTTGAGCAGTATTTCGCAGAATACCTCAGTGTGGTGGAGTCGCGCAAGAGCCACGAAGACGGCACAGTGACGACCGACCCTATACTTGAAAAGGTTGACGAGGAATGGTATTTCAACCTGACGGCTTCGCTGACGACTGATGAGGATGTGAGAAAGCAGTTCAACGAAAGTGGAATCAGTATTCCGCAGAATCTTATCGTTGTCGGCACAGTCAATATGGACGAAACGACATTCTCATTCTCACGCAAGGTCCTCGACCGTGCCATGACCATCGAAATGAACGATGTTGACCTGCATGGAGGACTGACTGAGCGTAACGAACAAATAGGCAAGTTGGGCAAGGCAGAATTGATTGGCAATGCCGTGGAAGGAGTAGATGTATATGCCGGCAACAAGGATGTCTGCGAGAAGGTACTGACTTATCTTGATGCTGTAAATGCTGTGTTGAACGGAACCCCATTCAAGGTAGCCTACCGAACACGCAACGAGTTTCTGCTGTATGTGGTAAATAATCTTCCTTACAACAAGGATGAGAACGAAACAGAATTGGAACCAGGATATGTCGTAGCCCGTGCCTTGGACGAGATAACGAGCATGAAGGTATTGTCGCGCATTGAGGGTGATGATACCAAGGTGAGCGATGAGTTTATCGACCGACTACGCAAGACCATAGAAGATGGACTAAAGGCGGTATCGGGCGAAGAACAGACCATAACCTCTATTTCCTTGGCGAAGTTGAAGGAGATGAAGGCAAAACTTGCATCGGGATATACAAGTTTCTGGAGTTAA
- a CDS encoding DUF2357 domain-containing protein — protein sequence MELLTIEHIDFTMIVECTKFDRIWSKAKSNVGEANLLSTYSWSEGVVSVKRTAENDTDISIEQGVQAPAVFFDNADYPIWIEFGSHVKNAQFCSILQNDNDHFSFRRHILAGFINYKNEIGRSEIQLIYNTDKETKTFRFGFEVLSTKLDYHEHWRAIVEDIEREYRMLSLDYMRRTFHGFAPDTNGEHPDIIWWSVFEGEQQKFIKACKNIIVRPRHRLHGEEAYVRADKLKQTPYDIENRLAEHRKETAHLYRIEQQIQSNDTQENRFLKFALHQISKRYEELRQRIENIKTASDTMKAAMLGTSNILKRLQRHPFFRTVGRFKGLNQESMVLQKATGYSQVYRTWNLLRRAYSLNDGLYRLQTKDIATLYEIWCFIEVSHIVKEQLCLDDADVEHRNRMEMNGVFSWELGKGEHSRILFRKDGVELVELVYNPKNTEAENVSVGLKDVVVPTVPQKPDIVLQLTKNDLQQGMKMTYLFDAKYRIDGREQGVDVPPEDAINQMHRYRDAIYYRDNDANALKKEVIGGYILFPGDGEPNDVAVSKFYKTIKEVNIGAFPLRPKDTENRKLLEQFVEELIHTKSYETIAHVIPQKGAYVEVGNRVLIGLVKEDNTQYQKFMDGTATLYYTGKQFPTTIALQDLHFFMPYIKGHGMRDVYEIVKVRTISSKEAKQTDSDDAESKALRLAFELRYVRKQYADFHSVDASKWISYTFIDTTFDRLDECVVIDK from the coding sequence ATGGAGCTATTGACGATTGAGCACATAGATTTTACAATGATTGTAGAATGTACCAAGTTCGACAGGATTTGGAGCAAGGCCAAGAGTAATGTGGGAGAAGCCAATCTGCTTTCCACTTACTCGTGGTCGGAAGGTGTCGTGTCCGTAAAGCGGACTGCAGAAAATGACACAGACATCAGCATAGAACAAGGAGTACAAGCTCCTGCCGTATTCTTCGACAATGCCGACTATCCTATTTGGATAGAATTCGGAAGCCATGTAAAGAATGCCCAATTCTGTTCCATACTGCAAAACGACAACGACCACTTCTCTTTCCGCCGACATATCTTGGCTGGTTTCATCAACTACAAGAATGAGATAGGACGGAGCGAGATACAGCTCATCTACAACACCGACAAGGAGACTAAGACATTCCGTTTCGGCTTCGAGGTGCTCAGCACTAAGCTCGACTACCATGAGCATTGGCGTGCCATCGTGGAGGACATTGAGCGTGAATATCGCATGCTATCGCTCGACTATATGCGCCGCACCTTTCATGGTTTTGCTCCCGACACCAATGGCGAACACCCCGACATAATATGGTGGAGTGTGTTTGAAGGCGAACAACAGAAGTTCATAAAGGCTTGCAAAAACATCATCGTTCGTCCTCGCCACCGCTTGCATGGCGAAGAAGCGTATGTAAGAGCTGACAAACTGAAGCAGACACCCTACGATATAGAAAACCGCCTTGCCGAACATCGAAAGGAAACAGCCCACCTATACCGAATAGAACAGCAAATACAGTCGAACGACACGCAGGAAAACCGTTTTTTGAAATTCGCCTTGCATCAAATAAGCAAGCGGTATGAAGAACTGCGCCAACGTATAGAAAACATAAAAACGGCATCAGACACCATGAAGGCTGCTATGCTCGGCACCTCAAACATTCTAAAACGCCTGCAACGGCATCCTTTCTTTCGCACTGTAGGTAGATTCAAGGGATTGAACCAAGAGAGCATGGTACTGCAAAAGGCAACAGGCTATAGCCAAGTGTACCGCACATGGAATCTGCTGCGGCGTGCCTATTCGCTCAATGACGGATTGTATCGCTTGCAGACAAAAGACATAGCTACACTCTACGAAATATGGTGCTTCATTGAGGTGAGTCATATCGTCAAGGAGCAGCTATGCCTAGATGATGCGGATGTGGAACACCGCAACCGTATGGAGATGAACGGTGTGTTCTCATGGGAACTCGGCAAAGGTGAGCACTCACGTATTCTATTCCGCAAGGATGGTGTGGAACTGGTGGAACTTGTGTACAACCCTAAGAACACTGAGGCTGAGAACGTCAGCGTAGGACTGAAAGATGTGGTTGTGCCCACTGTACCGCAAAAACCGGACATCGTGCTGCAACTCACCAAGAACGACTTGCAGCAAGGTATGAAGATGACTTATCTCTTTGATGCCAAATACCGCATTGACGGCAGGGAGCAAGGTGTGGATGTGCCTCCAGAGGATGCCATCAACCAGATGCACCGCTACCGTGATGCTATCTATTATCGTGACAATGATGCCAATGCCTTGAAGAAGGAGGTAATAGGCGGATATATTCTCTTCCCTGGTGACGGAGAGCCAAATGATGTGGCTGTGTCAAAGTTCTACAAGACGATAAAAGAGGTGAATATAGGAGCATTTCCACTTCGTCCGAAAGACACGGAAAACAGAAAGCTGTTGGAACAGTTCGTTGAAGAACTGATTCACACCAAGTCATATGAGACAATAGCCCATGTTATTCCTCAGAAAGGCGCATACGTGGAAGTTGGCAATCGTGTGCTTATAGGATTGGTGAAAGAAGACAATACGCAATATCAGAAGTTCATGGACGGAACTGCCACTTTGTATTATACAGGCAAACAGTTTCCTACAACTATCGCCCTGCAAGACCTCCACTTCTTTATGCCTTACATCAAAGGACATGGAATGCGTGATGTGTACGAGATAGTCAAAGTACGAACTATTTCGAGCAAAGAGGCAAAGCAAACGGATAGCGATGATGCAGAAAGCAAGGCTCTGCGCTTGGCTTTCGAACTGAGATATGTGCGCAAGCAATATGCAGATTTTCATTCTGTTGATGCAAGTAAATGGATAAGTTACACGTTTATTGATACGACTTTTGATAGGTTGGATGAATGTGTGGTGATTGATAAATAG
- a CDS encoding helix-turn-helix transcriptional regulator, protein MASKNLNRIKVVLADKQRTNKWLAEQLGKDKTTISKWCTNSSQPDLESLMKTAKLLNVEITELLRTNIE, encoded by the coding sequence ATGGCAAGTAAGAATTTGAATCGGATAAAAGTTGTCCTTGCAGACAAGCAACGGACTAACAAATGGTTGGCAGAACAATTGGGAAAAGATAAAACCACCATATCGAAATGGTGTACGAATTCAAGTCAGCCAGACTTAGAAAGTTTAATGAAGACTGCTAAACTTCTTAATGTAGAAATTACAGAACTTCTTAGAACAAACATAGAATAA
- a CDS encoding DNA adenine methylase: MKPIIKYRGGKSKEIKNFLHFIPCNYKRYVEPFAGGAALFFYLEPQCALINDINSKLIDFYWTVQNNYDELKKELIRLEKIYQFNQKEYEELKKGGQQDFVENKNEYLYYSLRDMFNGKIEKKYLDATLYYFINKTSYSGMLRFNSKGEFNVPFGRYKNFNAAFVSEEHHALLKRTKITKGDYSKIFDTCSTEDFVFLDPPYDCVFTDYGNVNETDFLEDSQIKLAQDFRNLSAKSLMIIGKTELTEHLYKPYIKAEYSKKYAVNIRNRFKAESTHLIITNYKLK, from the coding sequence ATGAAACCAATCATAAAATACCGTGGTGGGAAAAGCAAGGAAATAAAGAATTTCTTACACTTTATTCCTTGCAATTATAAGAGATATGTAGAACCTTTTGCAGGAGGGGCTGCTCTATTTTTCTATTTAGAGCCACAATGTGCCTTAATAAATGACATAAATTCTAAACTTATAGATTTTTATTGGACAGTTCAAAATAATTATGACGAATTAAAAAAAGAGTTAATAAGATTGGAAAAAATATATCAATTTAATCAAAAAGAGTATGAAGAGCTAAAAAAAGGGGGGCAGCAAGATTTTGTTGAAAATAAGAATGAATACTTATATTATTCACTTAGAGACATGTTTAATGGAAAGATAGAAAAAAAGTATCTAGATGCCACTTTATACTATTTTATAAACAAGACTTCGTATTCTGGTATGCTGAGATTTAACTCAAAAGGAGAATTCAACGTACCATTTGGAAGATATAAAAATTTCAATGCAGCTTTTGTTTCAGAAGAGCATCATGCTCTACTGAAAAGAACTAAGATTACGAAGGGAGATTATTCCAAGATATTTGATACATGTTCTACAGAGGATTTTGTCTTTTTGGATCCACCATATGATTGTGTGTTTACAGATTATGGAAATGTTAATGAAACTGATTTCTTGGAAGATAGTCAAATTAAGTTGGCACAAGATTTTCGTAATTTATCAGCAAAATCATTAATGATCATTGGGAAGACGGAACTCACGGAACATTTATACAAACCATATATAAAGGCTGAGTATTCTAAGAAATATGCTGTAAATATACGAAATCGTTTCAAAGCAGAAAGTACTCATTTAATTATTACAAATTATAAATTGAAGTAA
- a CDS encoding DEAD/DEAH box helicase → MDTSKLTPNEIAESWKGLFCFKKENGTIMGLRSPQIGALHSMLAHVEDGEERAIVVMPTGTGKTETMLAFLIANMCKKVFVVVPSDALRSQIAKKFKDLGLLPKLGIVPQDINKPIVSMIKKSLDDSAWKNTIDKSNVIITTMATAERISPNIRSYLREQISYLFVDEAHHSKAQTWEAFINIFPPKNVIMFTATPFRNDGQKLAGKVVFNFSLKKAQEQGIKNCQIAKYSIEEADKAIAGKAVAILKSDLENGYDHIIMARCKSKKRAEEVYKVYQEYKEYSPVVVYSDMPNSSIILNEIKEKKHRIIVCVNMLGEGYDLPQLKIAAIHDEKQSLAVTLQFIGRFTRTNDIRLGAASFITNIAYPPIQEEINALYQMDADWNLLLPRINEEAATEQQSLSSFLSGFNGDLKDEISMEDIHPALSAEIYTTDSTTTTFSNWKKALNKSNQYDYILHSQSNDTIVIVLGKKSKVLWGDTQTVKNINWDIIIVYFDSQYKRVYLNSSIKIKGESFLKHLFSNPIKCENDKMFRVFANVLRLRLFNVGARLPRGKDISFQSYYGGSVQDGLDQLTQGRLQKNNLFGVGYKNGNLTSIGCSCKGKVWSRERADLQHFQEWCKEIGKIISDESIDTNIVLQNTLRFEQMSAFKQNSHPISMDWNPEVYEHYTLLVQFADKLLSFNEIELTIDEDTSVGRDIVFSFRHEDHYSKYRMTIENSNAKYTKVDGEAIAFINGNMNISLEDFLKDSPMTIFYADDSISYGINYCKPKNKADEIPEELISTLDWENVDLSKESQHSAPYETDSIQYYMVQKIIADYDYLIDDDGSGEIADLVGINNSSNIIDITLFHLKFAREGRVSKSIENLYQVCGQAQKSVRWKYVGGYKLFNQILRRNEKKLDRGKSSSLLKGSLEDVLKLREEASNRKELRFHVVIVQPGMSKSTCTPAMKILLGGTVNVLHEMANIDCRVIL, encoded by the coding sequence ATGGACACATCTAAACTCACACCAAATGAAATAGCAGAATCTTGGAAGGGATTGTTTTGCTTTAAAAAAGAAAATGGTACAATCATGGGGCTACGCTCACCTCAGATTGGAGCTTTACATTCCATGTTAGCTCATGTTGAAGACGGAGAAGAACGTGCTATAGTTGTAATGCCTACAGGAACAGGTAAAACAGAAACTATGCTTGCCTTTCTCATTGCAAATATGTGCAAAAAAGTTTTTGTTGTTGTTCCATCTGATGCACTTCGAAGCCAAATTGCCAAAAAATTCAAGGATTTGGGACTATTGCCAAAATTGGGAATTGTACCACAAGATATAAATAAGCCTATCGTTTCAATGATAAAAAAATCATTGGATGATTCTGCCTGGAAAAATACAATTGATAAGTCAAACGTCATTATAACGACTATGGCAACTGCGGAGAGAATTTCTCCCAATATCCGGTCATACCTTAGAGAGCAAATTTCGTATTTGTTTGTTGATGAAGCACATCATTCAAAAGCTCAAACATGGGAGGCTTTCATAAATATCTTCCCACCTAAAAATGTTATAATGTTCACGGCTACACCATTTAGAAATGATGGACAAAAATTAGCTGGTAAGGTTGTCTTTAATTTTTCATTAAAGAAAGCACAGGAGCAAGGGATAAAGAATTGCCAAATAGCCAAATATTCAATAGAGGAGGCTGACAAGGCAATTGCAGGAAAAGCAGTGGCTATTTTGAAATCTGATTTGGAGAATGGATATGACCATATTATTATGGCTCGATGTAAAAGTAAAAAGCGAGCAGAAGAAGTATATAAAGTCTATCAAGAATACAAAGAATACTCTCCTGTTGTCGTATATAGCGATATGCCAAACAGCTCCATCATATTAAATGAGATAAAGGAAAAGAAACATAGAATTATTGTCTGTGTCAATATGTTAGGCGAAGGTTATGATCTGCCTCAGTTGAAAATTGCTGCAATACATGATGAGAAACAAAGTTTGGCAGTTACATTACAATTTATAGGTCGATTTACGAGAACAAATGATATTCGGTTAGGAGCAGCTAGTTTTATAACAAATATAGCATACCCTCCAATACAAGAGGAAATTAATGCACTGTATCAGATGGATGCAGATTGGAATCTGTTATTGCCTCGTATTAACGAAGAAGCAGCAACAGAGCAACAGTCTTTGTCCTCATTCTTAAGTGGATTTAATGGTGATTTAAAAGATGAAATATCAATGGAGGATATACATCCAGCATTGAGCGCCGAAATATATACCACAGATTCCACGACAACGACTTTTAGTAATTGGAAAAAGGCATTGAATAAATCAAACCAATATGATTATATTCTTCATTCTCAGTCAAATGACACTATAGTTATTGTTTTAGGGAAAAAATCAAAAGTCTTATGGGGAGATACACAAACAGTCAAAAATATTAACTGGGATATTATAATAGTATATTTTGATAGCCAGTACAAAAGAGTTTATTTAAATTCTTCTATTAAAATTAAAGGAGAAAGTTTTTTGAAACATCTGTTCTCTAATCCCATAAAATGCGAAAATGACAAGATGTTCCGTGTGTTTGCTAATGTCTTAAGACTTCGTTTGTTCAATGTTGGCGCAAGACTGCCAAGAGGAAAGGACATTTCATTTCAGTCCTACTATGGAGGCAGTGTGCAAGATGGTTTAGATCAGTTGACACAGGGAAGGTTACAAAAAAACAATTTGTTTGGCGTTGGTTACAAGAACGGAAATCTTACTAGTATAGGTTGCTCTTGTAAGGGGAAGGTTTGGTCAAGAGAAAGAGCGGATTTGCAACACTTCCAAGAGTGGTGTAAGGAAATTGGCAAGATTATTTCTGACGAAAGTATAGATACGAATATTGTATTACAGAATACACTTCGTTTTGAGCAAATGTCAGCATTTAAACAAAATAGTCATCCAATTAGTATGGATTGGAATCCTGAAGTGTATGAACATTATACTCTATTGGTTCAATTCGCAGATAAGCTTCTATCCTTTAACGAAATTGAATTAACAATAGATGAAGACACAAGTGTCGGAAGAGACATAGTCTTTAGCTTTAGGCACGAAGACCATTACAGCAAGTATAGAATGACTATTGAAAACAGCAATGCTAAATATACTAAAGTCGATGGTGAAGCGATTGCTTTTATTAATGGTAATATGAATATTTCATTGGAAGACTTTTTGAAAGATAGCCCCATGACGATATTCTATGCAGATGACAGTATTTCATATGGAATAAATTACTGCAAACCAAAGAATAAAGCAGATGAAATCCCAGAAGAGTTAATATCTACATTAGACTGGGAGAATGTTGATTTATCAAAGGAATCACAACATTCCGCACCTTATGAGACAGATTCTATACAATATTATATGGTACAGAAAATTATAGCAGATTATGATTATCTCATTGACGATGATGGAAGTGGCGAAATTGCAGATTTGGTTGGAATAAATAATAGTAGTAACATCATCGATATCACTCTATTTCATCTTAAGTTCGCAAGAGAAGGTAGAGTGTCGAAGAGTATAGAAAATCTATATCAAGTGTGTGGACAAGCACAAAAATCTGTTCGATGGAAATATGTAGGTGGATACAAACTTTTCAATCAGATACTACGCAGAAATGAAAAGAAATTGGATAGAGGAAAGAGTAGTAGCTTGCTAAAAGGTTCCCTTGAGGATGTTCTAAAACTGAGAGAAGAAGCATCAAATAGAAAAGAATTGCGCTTCCATGTAGTTATAGTCCAACCTGGCATGAGTAAATCTACATGTACTCCTGCAATGAAAATATTATTAGGGGGCACGGTTAATGTGCTCCACGAAATGGCAAATATAGATTGCCGCGTTATTTTGTAG